The Planctomycetia bacterium genome includes a region encoding these proteins:
- a CDS encoding DinB family protein: protein MDQDLIERYGSGGPLVREAIDGLSHAELNADPVPGTWSIQEIVLHLMDSDLIGADRMKRVAAEEHPTLIGYNETLFAKSLYAPEIDAALAAEIFSLNRRMTAAMLGRLPDSALARTGYHNEHGDMTLEQFLNNYIEHLDHHLKFIREKRRLLGKA from the coding sequence ATGGCTCCGGTGGGCCGTTGGTGCGGGAAGCTATTGACGGGCTCAGTCATGCGGAGCTGAACGCCGATCCGGTGCCTGGGACTTGGAGCATCCAGGAGATCGTGCTGCATCTGATGGACAGCGATCTAATCGGGGCCGACCGGATGAAGCGGGTCGCCGCCGAGGAGCATCCCACGTTGATTGGGTACAACGAAACGCTTTTCGCGAAAAGTCTCTACGCGCCGGAGATCGACGCGGCTTTGGCTGCCGAGATTTTTTCGCTGAATCGCCGCATGACCGCCGCCATGCTGGGGCGACTTCCGGACTCTGCGTTGGCCCGAACGGGCTATCACAACGAACACGGCGACATGACGCTGGAGCAGTTTTTGAATAACTACATCGAGCACTTGGACCATCATCTGAAGTTCATCCGCGAAAAGCGGCGGCTGCTGGGGAAGGCGTGA